In Leucoraja erinacea ecotype New England chromosome 11, Leri_hhj_1, whole genome shotgun sequence, the following are encoded in one genomic region:
- the LOC129701373 gene encoding uncharacterized protein LOC129701373, translating into MLSEIAPTASMPPEASVSLPLRLLTKGPGYLCNQMEGQGQQSAVERLAADKAKYVKSQAARGCKVEPNGLGSSASEEGSNSGSGASSNMKTYLASGSPQQNGQLGLPPDIVRCSSCKRQLRPDLPVTYRQKCEFVRGTAATSCARSFKGGGSVVWWLLPGSSGQGDKQLGPAMGAATLEGVELAEGTGCTSNHTSSAPRSSSRSPQGALKRRVGEGG; encoded by the coding sequence ATGTTGAGCGAGATcgcgcccactgcaagcatgccgCCCGAGGCAAGTGTCTCTCTGCCTCTCAGGCTCCTGACCAAAGGTCCCGGCTACCTCTGTAATCAAATGGAGGGGCAGGGTCAGCAGAGCGCCGTGGAGAGACTGGCTGCCGACAAGGCCAAGTACGTGAAGAGCCAGGCGGCGAGGGGGTGCAAAGTGGAGCCCAATGGTTTGGGCAGCTCTGCCTCTGAAGAAGGCAGCAACAGCGGCAGCGGGGCCAGCAGCAACATGAAGACTTACCTGGCCTCAGGCAGCCCCCAGCAAAATGGGCAGCTGGGGCTCCCTCCTGACATCGTGCGTTGTTCCAGCTGCAAGAGGCAGCTCAGGCCCGATTTGCCGGTCACATACCGGCAGAAGTGCGAGTTTGTGCGGGGAACGGCAGCCACCAGCTGTGCCCGCAGTTTCAAGGGTGGTGGTAGCGTGGTCTGGTGGCTGCTGCCCGGCTCTAGCGGCCAGGGCGACAAGCAGCTGGGGCCGGCAATGGGAGCAGCAACGTTGGAAGGGGTAGAATTAGCAGAGGgtacagggtgcacaagtaaccacaCCAGCAGCGCCCCGAGAAGCAGCAGCAGGTCGCCCCAAGGAGCGCTCAAGCGGCGGGTTGGCGAAGGCGGATAG